The proteins below come from a single Rosa rugosa chromosome 2, drRosRugo1.1, whole genome shotgun sequence genomic window:
- the LOC133732781 gene encoding sodium/calcium exchanger NCL-like has protein sequence MKTVCVTLLLFAIILFKVGARSLQHSSSNLVSDGNDNIEAVTQTSLLVFGGTDSSEDCSLLYGLFPCSYTVLGKLFLIVGYVLLYIIGEYYVVAGGELIFEVNGSVGANLFHFLSAIPDAIILLVSGLTASTETAQSKVSIGVGLLVGSTVFYLTAVWGLCVYAGKCDLEGTEGQDTKDTKKFSLLGSGVSTEIWTTYAARIMIISIIPVVVSQVPQVLHLSSGGQGLAILIALIVSVVLTIAYIFYEFYCEPLIQTSRINYVEHKQVMSGLLIYLDSCAQGELLTSDGEPNKDVLKRLFKTLDTDSSGFVSPDEMRTLLIKIQSAKTGSSRNHDQLDNIMKEFDRSGDKCIDVTEFIAHITEWLNKAKRPKNAFHEPGRRSIKYPFTGIQKVINQEHYMLVSAKNKRDKDVKSPKWISFKAAMMLLLGTCIAVLVADPLVDAVDDFSEATSIPTFFVSFIVLPLATNSCETLSAIKMARQKTQRTVSSTLSELSVTVTLNNLFCLSVFLAIVYIKGLYWDFGSEVLVLVIVCIVMGALTSFRTILPLWTSVVAVLLYPLLLALVYILHSIFGWS, from the exons ATGAAAACTGTATGCGTTACTTTACTTCTGTTTGCCATAATACTGTTCAAAGTTGGAGCCCGCTCTCTGCAACACAGCTCATCTAATTTAGTTTCAGATGGCAATGATAATATTGAAGCAGTCACCCAAACTTCTCTTCTTGTTTTTGGAGGAACAGATTCTTCCGAGGACTGCAGTCTACTCTATGGCTTGTTTCCATGTTCTTATACTGTTTTGGGGAAACTCTTCTTGATTGTGGGATATGTTCTTCTGTATATAATTGGAGAATATTATGTCGTTGCTGGAGGTGAGCTGATTTTTGAGGTTAATGGCTCTGTAGGAGCCAATTTGTTTCACTTCCTCAGTGCCATTCCAGATGCCATTATACTTCTAG TATCCGGGCTCACTGCCAGTACAGAAACTGCTCAAAGTAAAGTTTCCATTGGAGTAGGATTGCTGGTTGGGTCAACTGTTTTCTACCTTACAGCTGTGTGGGGATTATGTGTTTATGCTGGCAAGTGTGATCTTGAGGGTACGGAAGGCCAAGATACAAAAGACACAAAAAAGTTCAGCCTATTAG GTTCTGGTGTGAGTACAGAAATTTGGACTACTTATGCTGCAAGGATTATGATCATATCTATCATCCCAGTTGTTGTTTCTCAAGTACCTCAAGTTCTCCACTTAAGTTCAGGTGGCCAAGGCCTTGCAATTTTAATTGCTCTCATTGTCTCCGTGGTACTTACTATAGCTTATATCTTCTATGAG TTCTACTGTGAACCTTTGATACAGACAAGCCGTATCAATTATGTAGAGCACAAGCAAGTTATGTCAGGACTCTTAATATACTTAGATTCTTGCGCACAAGGAGAGCTCCTAACCAGCGACGGTGAACCTAATAAAGATGTTCTCAAAAG GTTGTTTAAGACCCTTGATACTGATAGTAGTGGATTTGTTTCACCTGATGAAATGAGAACACTGCTTATCAAAATCCAATCAGCAAAGACTGGTTCGAGTAGGAATCATGATCAATTGGATAACATTATGAAAGAGTTTGATAGGTCTGGGGATAAATGCATTGATGTCACAGAGTTTATCGCGCACATAACAGAGTGGCTTAATAAGGCAAAGCGTCCAAAGAATGCTTTTCATGAGCCTGGCCGCCGCTCAATTAAGTACCCCTTTACGGGCATACAAAAG GTGATAAACCAAGAGCACTACATGTTGGTGTCTGCGAAAAATAAGAGGGACAAGGATGTTAAAAGCCCCAAGTGGATCTCCTTCAAAGCAGCAATGATGTTGTTGCTGGGAACTTGTATCGCTGTTCTAGTTGCTGACCCTTTGGTAGATGCTGTTGATGATTTCTCGGAAGCCACCAGCATTCCAACCTTCTTTGTATCTTTCATTGTGTTGCCTTTAGCTACAAACAGTTGTGAAACATTGTCAGCGATCAAAATGGCTCGCCAGAAGACCCAGAGAACAGTCTCATCGACATTGTCTGAG TTATCCGTAACGGTAACACTGAATAATCTATTCTGCCTATCAGTTTTCTTGGCCATTGTTTACATCAAGGGATTGTATTGGGACTTCGGATCTGAGGTGCTGGTTCTCGTTATTGTTTGCATTGTGATGGGTGCTCTCACCAGCTTCCGCACCATTTTGCCTCTTTGGACATCGGTAGTAGCCGTCCTGCTTTATCCCTTGTTGCTCGCATTGGTTTACATCCTGCATTCTATTTTTGGCTGGTCATAG